ATCTGGCTGTTTGGCGGTTTCCGCAGTGAGCAGTATCTGCCCGGGCTGCGCGCCGAACATATGGCATCTTTCGATCACACTATTAAAATTGGTTCTAGATCAATACCTTATGGATTTGACGCTACCTATCGACAATCGCACAATGGCAATAGTTCGATTGAAGCCAAGGCGCGCACGTCTTTCAACATTGGTGGCATGACGGCAACGACCGATGTGATCTGGGAACAGATGAAATTTGCCTTTGGCAGTGATCCGCCGTCGCGCCTCGATGTCGCACTCCGCCTGAGCGGTCGTGCGGGCGGCTTGCGCCTGCGCGGCGAAGCGCGTTTTGGCGTGATGGGTGCTGCCGGCTTCAAGGAATCGCGGCTCACGGCCGAATGGCGTTCGGACGATAAGGCCAATTGGCGGGCTGAACTGGGTTATGAAGCGCTGAACCGCCGCGGGCGGCTCGGCTTTGGCTATACGCGCCAGTTCGAGAAGTTTGCGCTGACCGGGCAGCTTACTGCTGCGACCGATGGATCGGTTGCGGCACAAATGAGTCTTGCGTTCAGCCTGGGGCCGAATCCCAATGGCGGCGGTTTTCATATGTCGTCTGAAAAGCTGGCTTCCAGCGGGCAGGCAGCCGTACTGGTTTATCAGGATCTGAATGCCGATGGCCACCGACAATCGGATGAACCTTTTGAAAAGTCAGTAGAAATTACCACGGGCATAAATGGCCGCGGGCGACCGACCGATGAATCGGGGCAAACCCTGATCGGCGGTCTTGAACCCTATGTTCCCATTCTTGTCGGGATCGACGCGGATAGCCTGCCCGATCCTTATGTCCAACCGGCGTCGAGCGGTGTTGTAGTTACCCCGCGCCCTGGTGTTGCGATTGTCGTTGAACTGCCGCTTGTGGCCGCAGGGGAGGTTAGCGGCTATCTGGTGCGTGAAGGTGGCAAGATCATGGGCGGCCTTGATGTGGAATTGCTCGATGCTGCAGGGCGTATGATTCGATCAACCCGCAGCGAATATGACGGTTTCTTCCTCTTTGAACGTGTGCCCTATGGGCAATATCGTCTGCGTGTCGGGGCAATGGCGGCAAATATCGTTGGCGTTCAGTCGGAAATTGCCGTTCCGGTGCGGCTCGACCGGGCCAAGCCGACCGTCGATATGGGAACGGTTCAGCTAAAGCCGGCGACGCGAATTGCTGCTAGCGAATAAGCGCATCGCTTGACCTTTGAAGTAGAAGCCGCTTTGGCAGCAACCATGAGCATTGAAACATTATCCACCAACCGCGCCTTCAGTGGCGTCCAAGGCGTTTATCGCCACGCTTCTTCGGAAACCGGAACCGACATGACTTTCTCGGTTTTTGTTCCCGATCATGCACCGGGCGCAAAACTTCCGGTGGTTTGGTATCTTTCCGGCTTGACCTGTACCCATGCTAATGTGACCGAAAAGGGCGAGTTTCGCCGTGCTTGCGCTGAACTGGGTCTGATTTTTGTCGCGCCTGATACCAGCCCCCGGGGCGAGGACGTGCCCGACGATGCAGAGGGCGCCTATGATTTCGGGCTTGGCGCCGGCTTTTATGTCGATGCCACCGCTGCGCCGTTCGACCGGCATTACCGGATGCGCAGCTATATCGAGCATGAACTGCCCCGGCTGGTCGCGGAGCATTTTCCGGTCGATATGGACCGGCAGGGCATTATGGGCCATTCGATGGGCGGGCATGGCGCGCTCACAATTGCGCTCCGCAATCCCGGACGTTTCCGCGCAACCTCGGCATTTGCTCCGATTGTTGCACCAAGCCAGGTCCCCTGGGGTCAAAAGGCGCTGGGCGGTTATCTGGGATCCGATTCTACCGGATGGGCGGATTATGATGCCTGCGCGCTGATTGAATCGGGTGCGCGGCTTCCCGACCTGTTGGTCGATCAGGGCGAAGCCGACAATTTCCTTGCCGAACAGCTGAAAACCCATTTGCTCGAGGAGGTTTGCTCAGCCGCAGGACAAAAGGCGACGATCCGGATGCAGCCCGGCTATGATCACAGCTATTATTTCATATCGACTTTCATGGCCGAGCATCTGGCTTGGCATGCCCAACGGCTTGCATGAAGATATTGGGCGCGATTCTTGCCGGCGGGCAATCGCGCCGTTTTGGATCGGACAAAGCGCTCGCAGAATATGAAGGGCGCAGGCTGATCGACCATGTCGCTTCTGCGCTGCTCCCACAGGTTGACGGGTTGGTTGTCGCGGGGCGCGATTGGCCCGATATGGAAACAGTTGCCGATCTTCCCCGGCCGGGCATGGGGCCGCTCGCCGGTCTGGCAGGCGCGCTCGATTATGCCAGGCGCTATGGCTATGATGCCGTTCTCAGCAGCGGATGCGACATTCTCGGTCTTCCGGTCGATCTGGGACCGCAATTGGGTGCTGCGCCTGCAATTGTCGAGGATTTGCCGCTCGTCGGCATCTGGCCCACAGCCATGGCCGACCAATTGCTGCACTGGCTTGACAGCAGTCACCGCCATTCGGTTTACGCCTTCGTCGACTATTGCGGCGCGCGGCGGATTCGGTTGCAGCTTCCGCTGCGCAACATCAACCAGCCCTCCGATCTGGTTTAGGATATTGGCACTGCGCACAGAGTCGGCTTAAGAGGCGTTGCGAATCGCGGGTGTAGCTCAATGGTAGAGCAGCAGCTTCCCAAGCTGACGACGGGGGTTCGATTCCCCTCACCCGCTCCACGCCGCTTTCCCTTGTACAGCATAACGTTATAGCGAGACACGATGATCGATCCCGCGACGCCTTTTGTCCTGCTCGACGATGCCCGCGTTGCGGATGCCTCTCCGGCGCGGCTGTACAGCGATCCTTTTGAGATTCTGTGCGCCCGCCGGCCCGAAGATGTTGATTCCGTGCTCGCCGCCGCTCGCGCAGCGCAGCGTGCCGGGCACCATGTTGCAGGCTATCTCGCTTATGAAGCGGGCTTTGCACTGGAACCTAAACTTACCGCTCATTTGCAGGCAAGGCCGCCACATACACCCTTGATCTGGTTTGGTGTTTTTGAACGATACCATGAAATAGACAGCGCGGCGGTGGCCGGGCTGTTCCCGGATCCTGCCGGGGCGTGGTTGGGCCCTGTGCAGCCAAAGGTGACACGCGGCGATTATGAATCGGCCTTTGATGCGGTCGAAAATTACATCGCGGCGGGTGATATCTATCAGGCCAACCTCACCTTCCGGGCCGAAGCATGCTATGCTGGCGATCCGCTGGCGTTATATGCCGCCATCCGGCCCCGTGCGGCAGCGGGTTATGGCGGTATTGTCTGGACGGGCGAAGATTGGTTCCTTTCCTTTTCGCCCGAACTGTTTTTTGCGCTGCAGCACGGCCGGGTGACAGCCAAGCCGATGAAGGGTACCGCCAAGCGCGGGCGCAATGCCACGGCGGATGAGCGTCTCGCTCTTGAATTGCGTGAAGACCCAAAGCAGCGCGCCGAAAATTTGATGATTGTTGATCTGCTGCGCAACGATCTTTCGCGCGTGGCGCGACCGGCCTCGGTCTCTGTGCCTAATCTGTTTGCGATCGAAAGCTATCCGACCGTGCACCAGATGATCTCGACCGTTACAGCTGATCTTGATGCCGACAAGGACGCGATCGATCTCCTCAGCGCCATTTATCCGTGCGGTTCGATTACCGGTGCGCCGAAAATCCGTGCCATGGAGATTATTTCAGAGGTCGAAACTGCCCCGCGCGGTATTTATTGTGGTTCAATCGGGCGGATGGATCCATCGGGCGACGCTGCGTTCAACGTGGCAATACGCACTTTTCACTTGAACGAGGATCGCAAGCGGGCTTCTCTCGGGCTTGGGTCAGGCATCGTTGCAGATTCCGCTATGGCTGCGGAATGGGCGGAGTGTCTGGCCAAGGGGGAATTTGCACGGGTGCAACGGCGGGACTTCGATCTTATCGAAACCATGCGCTTCGAACCGGCCAAGGGTTTGCTGCGGCTTGAACTGCATCTGGAACGGATGAAGGAAAGTGCGCGGGCGCTTGGTTTTGAATTTGACCGGCACGAAGCCCGCAATCGGCTGCACGCGGCGGTTTTCCATCTCGACGCCGATGCCAAGGTGCGCCTGCTTGCCTCACGCAACGGCACGCTGGCCATCGCTATAACCGCTGCCCCAGTGACATCTGAAACGGCTCTGCGTGTGGTGGTGGTGCCGCTGCCGGTCGACCAAGGTGATTTCCGTTTGCGGCACAAGACGACCGATCGGGCTTTTTACGATGAAGCGCGGTTAGCATCAGGTGCTGATGAAGTTGTTTTTGCCGATCTCAAGGGACAGCTCACCGAAGGCAGCTTCACAGCTGTGTTTGTGGAACGGGATGGTAAGTTGCTCACCCCGCCGCTTTCTAACGGTCTGCTGCCTTCGGTGTTGCGGCGTGCCTTGATCGAATCAGGCGAGGCAATTGAGGCGGAACTTTCGGTGACCGATCTGACGGCCGGTTTCTTCGTCGGAAACAGCCTGCGCGGCCTGCTTCCGGCCAAACGGGTTGCGTAATTTTCGAACGCGCGATAGGGGGTTTCGCGCAATCCTCCATCACCGCTCCAGCTTCGGGAACAGCACATGATCGACAGGCTCTCCGCCGCCCTGGGCCGCATCGCGCCCTCAGCCACCCTTGCCATGTCGGGCCGTGTGCTCGAAATGAAAGCGCGCGGAATTGACGTCATTGGCCTGTCTGCCGGCGAACCCGATTATGACACTCCGGATTTCGTGAAGGATGCTGCGATTGAGGCGATCCGCGCGGGAAAAACGAAATATACCGCCGTCGACGGCATTCCCGAATTGAAGGCAGCGATCGCGGCAAAGTTCAAGCGCGACAATGGCATCGATTATGGACCGAAGCAGATCAGCGTCAATGCGGGCGGCAAGCACACGCTGTTCAACGCGCTGGTTGCTACGGTCGACGCCGGTGATGAAGTGATCATTCCGGCGCCCTATTGGGTTAGCTATCCCGATATCGTCCAGTTTGCTGGTGGAACGCCAGTGGTGCTGCCGGCATCGGCGGACAAGGCCTACAAGATCACCCCCGATCAGTTGGATGCCGCAATTACTCCGCGCACACGCTGGCTGATCCTCAATTCGCCTTCGAACCCGACAGGCGCGGCTTATAGTGCCACCGAGCTTAAGGCGCTGGGCGAAGTGCTGCTGCGCCATCCCCATGTCCTGCTGCTCACGGACGATATGTATGAGCATATCTGGTATGCACCGCAGCCTTTTGCGACAATGTTGCAGGTCTGTCCCGATCTCTATGATCGCACGCTGACGATGAACGGCGCGTCAAAAGCCTATGCGATGACCGGCTGGCGCATCGGCTATGCTGGTGGTCCGCAATGGCTGATCAAGGCAATGGGCGATCTGCAATCGCAATCGACCAGCAATCCTTGCTCGATCAGCCAATATGCTGTGACAGCCGCACTCAACGGGCCACAGGATTTCCTGAAAGAGCGTAACGCCAAGTTCAAGGAACGGCGCGACCTTGTCGTCGCAATGCTCAACGATGCCCCCGGGCTCAACTGCCCCGTCCCTGAAGGTGCCTTTTATGTCTATCCCGACGCCAGCGGCGTGATGGGTAAGATGACGCCCAAGGGCCGGAAAATCGAAACCGATGCTGATCTGATCGACTATTTCCTCGACGACTGGAATGTCGCAGCGGTGCATGGCGGCGCCTTTGGCTTATCGCCCGGTTTCCGCATCAGCTACGCCACTTCGAACGAAGCGCTGAAAACTGCATGTGAGCGCATCCAGTCGGCGTGTGCAGAACTCGTCTGATCGCAAATTAACGGCTGTTAATCAGTGTTTAACCGTCGCCATGTTGAGGTTGGTTCAGGGTCGCTGTAGCGGCGATCTTGTAAAATGACTCTAGATAAGAGCCCTTCGATGACGCGCATCCTTGCATTTTTCCGGTCCGACCTTTTCCTCAGCCTGTTTGGTGGATTTGCGCTTGGTATTGCCGGCATCGCCCTTGTGCGTCCGGCCAGTGCCGAGACTCAGGGCCATGAAAGCAAGGCGGTGGTGATCGAAGCCCCGCTAGTGGCAATCGCACCCTAAGCGTCGATCATCCCTTATAGGCCGGAATGGCCAACCCCTTGTAAATTGCTGCCGCACGCAAGCCGAACCCGGCTACTGCACTGATCACTGCGGCCATTAAAAACGGCATGTCGAGCGAGAAGAGCAGGACAAACAGACCTGCTGACAGGGCCGAAGCCGTCACATAGATTTCCGGTCGCAGTATGATTGAGGGGATGCCTGCCAGCATGTCGCGGATAACGCCGCCGACACAGGCCGTGATCACACCCATCATCATCGCCGGTAACGGACCTACGCCAAGACTCAATGATTTCCACGCGCCAAACACCGAATAGACGGCAAGGCCCACCGCGTCGAACCAGTCGAGCGCACGTGGGCTCCAGAGCCGTGCCGGTGTCATCCACACGAGCAATGCGGCGCCAAGGCAGGTTGCCGGAAAGTGCCAATCCTGAACCCAGAATACCGGCGCGCCAATCAACAGGTCGCGCACTGTTCCGCCGCCAACACCTGTCAACAATGCGAAAAAGGCAAAAGTAACAAGCGTCTGTCGTTGCTGTGCCGCGGCCAGTGCGCCCGATGCAGCGAACAGCGCGATGCCAAACAGGTCTAGCGCGGAAATCAGCGCCGGGGCTATTTGGACGACGCCTTCGTTCACCGGATCACATGTGGATCGGTTTGCCCTGCACGGCCATGGCCGCTTCCTTCAGCGCTTCCGAATGGGTCGGATGCGCATGACAGGTATAGGCTATATCTTCCGAGGTTGCGCCAAACTCCATTGCCTGCGCCGCCTGTGCGATCATCGTGCCGGCAACGCTAGCGATGCACCAGACGCCAAGCACGCGATCGGTTGCTGCGTCGGCAATGATCTTCACAAAACCGTCCGGTTCATGGTTGGTCTTGGCGCGGCTGTTGGCCAGCATCGGGAATTTCCCGACCTTCACCTCGCCTTTGGCCTTGGCGGCTTCTTCGGTCAGGCCGACACCGGCGATTTCGGGCCAAGTATAGACGACCGACGGGATTACATCATGGTTGATGATCCCGGTCAGACCGGCGATGTTTTCGGCGCAGGCAATGCCCTCATCTTCGGCCTTGTGCGCAAGCATCGGGCCGGGAACGACATCGCCGACAGCCCAGATGCCCGGAACGGCTGTGCGGAATTCATGGTCGATTTCGATCTGACCG
This portion of the Sphingobium sp. genome encodes:
- the pabB gene encoding aminodeoxychorismate synthase component I gives rise to the protein MIDPATPFVLLDDARVADASPARLYSDPFEILCARRPEDVDSVLAAARAAQRAGHHVAGYLAYEAGFALEPKLTAHLQARPPHTPLIWFGVFERYHEIDSAAVAGLFPDPAGAWLGPVQPKVTRGDYESAFDAVENYIAAGDIYQANLTFRAEACYAGDPLALYAAIRPRAAAGYGGIVWTGEDWFLSFSPELFFALQHGRVTAKPMKGTAKRGRNATADERLALELREDPKQRAENLMIVDLLRNDLSRVARPASVSVPNLFAIESYPTVHQMISTVTADLDADKDAIDLLSAIYPCGSITGAPKIRAMEIISEVETAPRGIYCGSIGRMDPSGDAAFNVAIRTFHLNEDRKRASLGLGSGIVADSAMAAEWAECLAKGEFARVQRRDFDLIETMRFEPAKGLLRLELHLERMKESARALGFEFDRHEARNRLHAAVFHLDADAKVRLLASRNGTLAIAITAAPVTSETALRVVVVPLPVDQGDFRLRHKTTDRAFYDEARLASGADEVVFADLKGQLTEGSFTAVFVERDGKLLTPPLSNGLLPSVLRRALIESGEAIEAELSVTDLTAGFFVGNSLRGLLPAKRVA
- a CDS encoding molybdenum cofactor guanylyltransferase, yielding MKILGAILAGGQSRRFGSDKALAEYEGRRLIDHVASALLPQVDGLVVAGRDWPDMETVADLPRPGMGPLAGLAGALDYARRYGYDAVLSSGCDILGLPVDLGPQLGAAPAIVEDLPLVGIWPTAMADQLLHWLDSSHRHSVYAFVDYCGARRIRLQLPLRNINQPSDLV
- the fghA gene encoding S-formylglutathione hydrolase, producing the protein MSIETLSTNRAFSGVQGVYRHASSETGTDMTFSVFVPDHAPGAKLPVVWYLSGLTCTHANVTEKGEFRRACAELGLIFVAPDTSPRGEDVPDDAEGAYDFGLGAGFYVDATAAPFDRHYRMRSYIEHELPRLVAEHFPVDMDRQGIMGHSMGGHGALTIALRNPGRFRATSAFAPIVAPSQVPWGQKALGGYLGSDSTGWADYDACALIESGARLPDLLVDQGEADNFLAEQLKTHLLEEVCSAAGQKATIRMQPGYDHSYYFISTFMAEHLAWHAQRLA
- a CDS encoding trimeric intracellular cation channel family protein is translated as MNEGVVQIAPALISALDLFGIALFAASGALAAAQQRQTLVTFAFFALLTGVGGGTVRDLLIGAPVFWVQDWHFPATCLGAALLVWMTPARLWSPRALDWFDAVGLAVYSVFGAWKSLSLGVGPLPAMMMGVITACVGGVIRDMLAGIPSIILRPEIYVTASALSAGLFVLLFSLDMPFLMAAVISAVAGFGLRAAAIYKGLAIPAYKG
- a CDS encoding pyridoxal phosphate-dependent aminotransferase, producing the protein MDRLSAALGRIAPSATLAMSGRVLEMKARGIDVIGLSAGEPDYDTPDFVKDAAIEAIRAGKTKYTAVDGIPELKAAIAAKFKRDNGIDYGPKQISVNAGGKHTLFNALVATVDAGDEVIIPAPYWVSYPDIVQFAGGTPVVLPASADKAYKITPDQLDAAITPRTRWLILNSPSNPTGAAYSATELKALGEVLLRHPHVLLLTDDMYEHIWYAPQPFATMLQVCPDLYDRTLTMNGASKAYAMTGWRIGYAGGPQWLIKAMGDLQSQSTSNPCSISQYAVTAALNGPQDFLKERNAKFKERRDLVVAMLNDAPGLNCPVPEGAFYVYPDASGVMGKMTPKGRKIETDADLIDYFLDDWNVAAVHGGAFGLSPGFRISYATSNEALKTACERIQSACAELV